The following proteins come from a genomic window of Deltaproteobacteria bacterium:
- a CDS encoding Ni/Fe-hydrogenase cytochrome b subunit — protein sequence MSHHTTTPKSFWTPANIITAVILVVGIALTVKRFTMGIGSVTNLSDDNPWGIWIGFDLLCGVALAAGGYTTSAAVYLFGMKKYHSAVRPAITTAFLGYAFVVFALLYDLGRYYRLPYPLTIYPGPTSFLFEVGLCVALYLTVLAIEFSPAVWEALRWKKIRHLAHSLTLLLTIFGVILSTLHQSSLGGLYMIAPSKLHPLWYSPYLALFFFVSSIPAGLSMVIFEGGLSHKFLHHKMDEAHIAQAPEVTLGFAKAASVVLFAYFNLKWIGVALGNSWSHLFTGWGAWFLVEVIGFVLVPCLMYAMAAREKNGKLAFWASIVTVAGIVLNRLNVSLVAFNWQLPAEARYIPSLEEIMITVFIVTLEITVLRFCLSKLPILHEHPEFKGAH from the coding sequence ATGTCGCATCACACCACAACACCCAAGTCATTCTGGACTCCGGCGAACATTATCACGGCTGTTATTCTGGTCGTCGGGATTGCCCTGACCGTGAAGCGTTTCACCATGGGCATCGGCTCCGTGACCAATTTGAGCGATGACAATCCGTGGGGGATCTGGATCGGGTTCGATCTGCTCTGCGGCGTGGCCCTGGCTGCCGGCGGCTATACGACATCTGCGGCCGTGTATCTCTTCGGCATGAAGAAATACCATTCCGCCGTGCGCCCGGCCATCACCACGGCCTTTTTGGGATATGCCTTTGTCGTCTTTGCCCTTCTTTATGATCTGGGCCGCTACTACCGTCTGCCCTATCCGTTGACCATCTATCCCGGCCCGACCTCCTTTCTGTTCGAGGTCGGTTTGTGCGTGGCCTTGTATCTGACGGTTTTGGCCATCGAGTTCTCGCCGGCAGTGTGGGAGGCCTTGCGCTGGAAAAAAATCCGTCATCTAGCCCATAGCCTGACGTTGTTGCTGACCATTTTCGGCGTGATTCTGTCCACGCTCCACCAGTCATCCCTGGGTGGTCTGTACATGATCGCGCCGTCCAAGCTGCATCCGCTGTGGTACTCGCCGTATCTGGCTCTGTTTTTCTTTGTTTCGAGTATTCCGGCCGGCCTGTCCATGGTCATTTTCGAGGGCGGTTTGTCGCATAAATTCCTGCACCACAAGATGGACGAGGCACATATCGCCCAAGCTCCCGAGGTGACCTTGGGGTTTGCCAAGGCCGCGTCCGTGGTGCTGTTCGCCTATTTCAACCTGAAATGGATCGGCGTCGCCCTGGGCAATTCCTGGAGTCATTTGTTCACGGGGTGGGGGGCTTGGTTCCTGGTGGAAGTCATCGGCTTCGTGCTCGTGCCGTGCCTGATGTACGCCATGGCCGCCCGCGAGAAGAACGGGAAGCTGGCGTTCTGGGCGTCCATCGTGACTGTCGCTGGTATTGTTCTCAATCGTTTGAACGTGTCCTTGGTGGCGTTCAATTGGCAACTTCCGGCCGAGGCTCGGTATATCCCGTCCCTGGAAGAGATCATGATCACCGTGTTCATTGTTACCCTGGAAATCACCGTGCTGCGGTTCTGCCTGAGCAAGCTGCCGATTCTGCACGAACACCCCGAATTCAAGGGCGCGCACTAA
- a CDS encoding hmc operon protein 4, with protein MEFMTLHDFLFWTKGMAYVGMGLGLVSFVAFWLFLTDRDEDKFADKEEE; from the coding sequence GTGGAATTCATGACCCTTCATGACTTCTTGTTCTGGACCAAGGGCATGGCCTATGTCGGCATGGGGCTGGGGCTGGTGAGCTTCGTCGCCTTCTGGCTCTTTCTGACCGATCGGGACGAGGACAAGTTCGCCGACAAGGAAGAAGAATAG